The genomic window CCGAATTCGCTTTCCTCGCGTCGGACGAGCTGGTCGGAGCGATCCGCGCCGAGGCCCCGGACGCCGATGTCACCGCGCGGCTCACGCGCGTTTCCGTCGCCGACGGCGTCACCGCGTGGTTCGGGTCGGGGGACGGTGAAGAGGACCCCACGCGGACGATCGTCTTCGCCGACGTGACGGGCTTTTCGTCACCGCACCGCACCGAGGGCGCCCGCCACCGAATCCGCCAGGTGATGTTCAATCTCCTGCGCGGCGCCTTCGACGCGGCGAACGTCGTCTGGAACGACTGCCACGTCGAGGATCGCGGGGACGGGATGCTCATCGTCGCACCGCCCGGCGTGCTCGCCGATGCCCTGCTGGCCCCCATGCTGCCGAACCTCGCCGAGTCGTTGCGACGCCACAACGAGCGATCGGACGCGCCGGAGAGCTTCCAACTGCGCGTGGCGCTGGACACCGGCGTCGCCGTGTCCGAGCGGAACTCCCTGTTCAGTACGGCCATCATCGAGGCGGCCCGGATGCTGGACGCGCCGGAGTTCAAACAGCGAGCGGCCGACTCCAACGCCGACCTCGCCTTCATCACCTCCGAGGCTCTCTTCGAGGTGCTCATCGACGGCAGCGGGCGTCCTCTCGTCCCGTCGCGTTTCACCCAGGTGCCCATCGACGTGAAGGGCGAGCAGATCACCGCGCGGATGCGACTCTGGGACAGCACCGACGACGAGCCCCCCGCCCCCGTCGCGGCTTCCGTCGCACTCGGCCGGGACAACTCCGGGGAGCCGGTCGTCCTCGACCCGCTCGCGGACGGCCCGCACGGCCTGATCCTCGGCGCGATGGAAGAACGCGGCCCCGTCCTGCGCACGATCGTCGCGGCCCTGCCGCCCGCGGTGGACGTCATCGGGCTCGCGCTCGGCGAGAGCGCGTTCACGGAACGGACGGGCGGGTTGGTGCGGGTGGCGTCCGAACTGCTCGGCGACGAACAGCGCAGGAACGCTCTCCTCGCGATGCTGGTCGGCGAACTCGACCAGCGCCGAGGCGACGCCCGCGTCACCCCGCCCCTCGTCATCATCGTCGACCTGTCGCTCACGCTTCCGACGCATCTCCCCGAGTTGATCCGCCTGCTGCGCCAGATCGCGTCCAGCGGCGCGGCGGTCGGTGTTCACCTGATCCTCGCCGCGACGGAACTGGAGAACACGTCGCAGTGGAACTCGCTGCTGCCCCTGCTGAGCTGGCGCCTCGCCGCCGGTCCCATCACGCCCCGCGATTCCACGAGACTCTTCTCCCGCGCCATTCGCCTCACCCCCGGCGCTGCCTACCTGACCCGCGCCGACGAGCCCGGCCGCGTCGTGCACATTGCGCAGGCGGACAGCGCTTCCTTCGAGCCCCCGCGAGACGAGGCGGAGATCCTTCGGAACCGCGTCCAACTCGCGCGCGCTCTCTTTGACGCAGGCGATCTCACGCAAGCCCGCGAGGCTGCTCTTGCGGCGCTCGACAGAGCTCTGCGGCCGAGCGAGGAGGCCCCGGAGAATTTGGATCTTCGCGAACAAGCGGCGGACGTCGTGGCCAGGATCGCCCCCGACGACTCGGTCGCCGTCTATCGGGAACTCGTGCGGGACTCCGAACGTCTCGTCGGAAAATGGCACGCGGACACGTTGCGGCGAAGATTGTCCCTTCGGAGTCTTCTCCTCAAGAAAGGGCCGTGGGAGGCAGCCCGGTCGGTCGCAGAGGAGCAAATCCAGGCGCTCCGCGATGGTGCGACCGACGACCCGGGTCTTCTTCCGACGCTCGCCGGTGAACTCATCGATTACTCGTCGCTGCTTTTTGACGGCGAACAGAAGAACGAATCACTGCGCGCGGCAGATGAGGCGTTCACGCTTCTCCTGACGTACACCGAGACGAATCCTCAGTCGACATCTTCAACCATCTCGTATGCTTTTCAACGCCTGTCCGACTACTACTGGGAATTCGGACGACCGAACGAGGCCGTGGCGACGATAGCCAAGGCCGCCGATTTCCGGCGGCGCCTGGTGGATGATAACGGAAACAGCCATGCATCACTTTCGCCCGCCCTCTTCATTTACGCCGAGCGCCTGGAGGCGGTGGGCAAGACGCGTGAGGCTCTCGACGCCCTGGCCGAAGCGCTCGCGAACCTGAGGAGCCCGACGCCCCTGTCACTCGGCGTCGGGTGGACCAAGCTGGCGCGAACCTTCGCCGGGCGGCTTTCGACCGAGGGCGCCGATGCTCCGATCGAAGCTCTCCGTACGTTGGTCCCGGCGCTTCGGAGTTTGTACGCCGAGAGCCCCGACTACTTCCGCGAAACGCTCGGCGAGCTGCTGGAGGACCTCGGCGGCCGTCTGGTCGATGCCAGGCGATGGGCGGACGCGTCGCCCGTGATCGAAGAGGCCGTGCAAATTCGCCGCGAGCAGCACGGGAAGTCATATGGGGATGCTTCCGCCCTGCTCGCTGCGGATCTCGTTGTGCTGGGACGCGTTCTGACCCATGTCGGCCGGATCGAGGATGCCGTCGACTCCTGCACGGAGGCTGTCCGGCTGTTCCGGGATCTGGATGACGGGTCCGGGCAGGCCCGGGCGGTGAGCGGTCTCGGTGTCGCCTTGCGCGCTCTCGGACGGTTCGAGGACGCGCGCGAGCACTTCCGGACGGCGGCGTCCATCGCTCGGGACGCCGACGATCTCGACGTCCGGGTCGAGGCGCTCGCCGACGAAGCCCGCACCTTTGCGATGGAACAGCGCGATGAGGATGCCGTGAGCGTGCTTCGGGAGGCCGCCGACATTTGCCGGGAGGCCGAGGAGCCTGTGCGGGAGAGCACGCTTCTCAATGAGATCGGGCGTACCGAACGAGTGCGGCAGCAGTTTGAGCGAGCCGTCACAGCGCACCGCGAAGCGTTCCATCTCGCGCAGCGCATCGGCGACCGGAAGCTGGAGGCGGAGTTCGCGTCCGAACTCGTCCGGAGCCTGATCGACAACGGAGGCCTCAGTGAGGCTGCGGCCGTCCAGCGGCACGCGATCGACGTGCACCGGGTGCTCAAGGACCGTTCGGGTGAGGCGGACGGCTGGCGGCGGCTCGGCCGGATCGAGAATGACGCCGGACACGTGTCGGAGGCCGCGGTCGCCTACGCGAAGGCCATCGGCTGTTTCGTGCTGGCGGGGAACCGTGCGGCGGCCGGAGAGGCCATGAACCAAGTCGCGGAGGCGCGGCTCGTGCTCGGCGACGGCGAAGACGCGCTCGACGCCGCGAACGACGCCGTCGTCGTCTTCCGTGACCTTTCTCGCGCGGAACCGCGCCACGACAACGGGCTCGCGCATTCCCTCTTCTTGCGCCGGCGCATCTTCGAGAGCATCGGACGGCCGGACGACGCGGCGGCGGATGAGCGGGAGGCGCTACAGATCCGCGCACGGCTCGAAGGCGAGTCCAGCGGGGATGAGGCGCCGCCGGACGCCGGCTAGGGAAGGGTGCCGAGTTCTTCTCGGGCGGTGGTGCGGAGGCGGCGGAGGGCGGTGGCGAGGGACGCGCGTTCTTCGGAGGTGAGCGGGCCGGCGAAATGGCGGCGCAATGTCTCGGCGTGGACGTACAGGGCTTCGGCCAGTTTGGTCTCGCCGGCCTCGGTGATCGCGACGTTCTGGCGGCGGCGGTCGCCTTCGGCCGTCGTGCGGACGACCAGGCCCTGCGCCTCCATCCGGTCGATCAGGCGGGTCATGCCGCCGCTGGTGAAGGTGAGCTGGCCCGCGAGCGTGCCCATCGTCGCACGGCACGCGTCGCCCGTCGGGGACAGCCGCAGCAGCACCTCGAACATCGAATGCTTGATGCCGCAGCGGCGTTCCAGTTCGCGGTTCGCGACGCGTTCCAGCAGTGTCGCCGCACCGAGCAGCGACCCGAACTCCCGGACCACGTCCGGGACCACGGCCTCGTCCGCAGTCTCCATCGCCATGCCTCCCCGTTGCCCCCGACTCCTACAGTCGCCCGAGTTCCCGGCTTATTCCCTCCCCGACGGCGAACGCCCCGCGCGGCGGGAGCCGGGCGGGGCGCCTCGGCGCCGGTCAGTTCTTCTTCGTCGGGGACGTGCTGGGGCTCGCCGTGGGGAGCGTGGAGCCGTTCTGGTTCTGCGCCTGAGTCTGGTCGTTCTCGCCGGACGCGTACTGCTTCGTCACCTTCCACCTGCCGCCGATCTTGGCGAGCGCGAGGCGGATGAGGTTCGCGGGGGCCTGGGTGGCGCCCTGCGGGGTGCTGCCCTCGATGTCGACCTGGACGACGGCCGTCGCGAACTTGTCGTTGACGTCCCCGACGAACACGGCCACAGACCGGGACGTCAGCGACGCCGTGGACTGCCCCGACTTGAACGTGTTGACGATCCCGGGCGCCGTCTGGTTCTTGTACCGGTCGAGCAGGTCGCCGCCCATGAGCTTCTCGGCGGCGGCGATCTGCTGCTGGTAGTTGGACGCGTTGTAGTTCGCCGCGACGTCCCCGTACTGCCGGGCGATCTTCGCGACGGCCGCGCGCTCGTCCGCCTCGGACGCCTTGCCGCTCGCCGACCGCCACTGCCAGACCGCGAGCGACGCGAGGACGGCCACGACGACGATCAGCGCGACGGCCTGCGGCAGCGGGAGCCCGAGCAGCACCGGACGGGCGGGAGCGGGAGCCTCCGGCTCGTCCTTCGCGGCGGCCTTCTCCAGCTTCGGCGCGGGCTTCGGCGCGGCCTTCGCGGCGGGCGCGGGCTCGCCCTCGGGCTCGTCCTCGGCGTCGATGCGGGCGAGGACGTCGTCCAGTTCCTCGTCGTCCTCGATCACCTCGATGACGCGGACGCGGCGCTTGCGCCGGCCCGTCCCGGACGCCTCGGGTGCCTCGGGTGCTTCGGACGCCTCCGACGGCTCGGTCGAGGACGCGGCGGGGGACTCCTCCTCGGCCGCGACCTGCGCGGTCTCGGCGACGTCGTCGGCGTCGCCGGTGTCCCGGTTGGTCTTGGCTGTCACTGCGCGCACTCCTCGGTTTCGGGGGTCAGTTCTTCCGGCGTCGCGGGCGCCGAAGCGGCACGCGGAGGCGGGTGAGGCGTGCCACGGCGGGCACATAGCCCGCGACGACCCGGATCAGCACCAGCAGGGCGAGGACCGGAGGAACGTACATTAGCCAACCCGGCACTCCGGTAGAAGGGCCGTCACTGTCGGTGTTCGCGACGTTGGCGGCGTTCACCGGACGATCCAGCGCCGGGTCGTGGGTGGGAATGGTCGCGCCGGGGTCTTTGGCCTTGTAGGGCGCCTGGGCGCCGACGTGCGGCGTGCTGCCGTCCGGGCACGTGATCGGGGCGTTCACGCCGGGCTGCGGCAGCGGGTACTTGTACTCCAGCGTGGCGGTCGTCCGCAGAGTGATCATGAAGACGACGTTCAGAACCGGCTTCCCGCCCGCCGTACCGATCACGTTGTGCAGAACGGTGTTCAGAGTGGGCGCCGCCGCGAGAACGGACGACAGGTCCTTCAGGTAATCGCGGTTGTACCGAGTGATCCCCAGGGTCCCGAGCGAGTCCACCGTGCACTCGAAGTTCTGCCCGCTCCGTTCGAGCAGCCCGTTCACCGTCGAGAGCAGGCCGGGCCCGCGATCGCGCAGTTCGGCGAGCTGCCCCCGGACCCGGCCGAGCGCGGCCGTCACGGCGGCGAGGTTGTCGATGCCCGCGCCGAGGCTGCCCCGGTTGGCGTTGAGGACGTCCCCGATCCGCCCGAACTCCCGCGTGAGCCGGTCCAGCAGCTCACTGTTGGCGGCGAACGTGGCCGAGAGCTGGTCGCCGCCGTCGATGATCTGGCGGAGGGAGTCCTCGCGTCCGGCGAATCCGGCCGCCAGCTCGTGCGTGAGGATCTTGGCGTCCGCCGGATTGATCGCCTTCAGCGAGTCCACGACGGCGGCGAACAGGTCCCCGTACTTGGGCGGAACGGACGTCCGGCTCACCGGGATCACCGACCCGGGCTTCAAGGCGGGCGCGTTCGCCCCGGACGGCCCGGGGGTCAGCTCCACGACCGGCTCCCCCACCGCCGACTTGCGCGCGGCGGCGGCCCGGACGCCCGCGGGCACCTTCACCCCGCGGTCGATGTCGAGTTTGACGACGACCCGGTCCTTCACCAGCCGCACCGAGTCGATCTTGCCGATGCGCAGCCCGAGATAGTCGACCTCGAAATCGGGATGCAGGCCGGGCGACGACTCGAACTCCACGACCAGCCGGTACGGACGGTCGATGAAGTCGAAGTGCACCACGTTCCGGAACGCCCACACGACCATGACGGCCGCGAGCGCCGCGAACACCGCGAGGTTGATCGTCAGCCGCCGCGTCATCGCTGCCCCTCCAGCCACTTGGCGAGGTCCGGGAACGCCTTGCGCAGTTCGGGCGGCAACTGGAACCCGGGCTGCTTCTTCGGGGCCGGCGACTTCTTCGGCGACGGCGTGGGCGACGCCTTGGGCGCGGCCTTCGGCTGGTCGGGAATCAACGGGTCGCCGTTCGGCCAGGTGATCCGCAGGATCGGGTACAGGAGGATCTGCCCGTCCCAGGTGGCCTTCGGCAGCTTCTCGTCGAACTCGACCAGCCCGTTCACCAGCGCGGTCAACCGCCGCCGGTTGTTCCCGAGCTGCGCCAGGACGGGGTCGAGGTCCGACAGCAGCGTCCGGAACCGGGCGACGCGTCCTTCGAGCACCTTGTCGTTCAGTTCGCGGGCCATCATCGTCAGCTTCTCGACGGCATTGATGATCTTGCCCTTGTCGTCGTTGAGCACTTGCGACGCCTTGGCCAGCTCACCCGGCGCGCGGCCCAGCGCGTCCTTGCCCTGTGCCAGCGACCGCCCGAGCCGCGCGAAGTTGTCGACCGCCTCGCCGAGCGCACGGCGCTGGTCGGCGAACATCTGCAACAGCTCGGCGGACTTGCGGATCGTGCTGTTGAGCCGCGGCCCGTTGCCGTCCAGCGCGGTCGCGCCCGCGTTCACGACGGTCGCGACGTCGTTGCCCGCGAGCGCCTGCAGCAGCGGCCCGGCCTGCCCGACGACCTGCTCGAACGACGGCTGGACGCTCGTGTCGGTGATCGCGGCGTGGTTCGCCAGGAACGGCCCGGTGTCGAGCCGGCCGCCGGGCGGCAGCACGAGGTCGACATAGTTCTCACCGAGCAGCGAGGTCACCTTCACCTCGGCGCGGGTGCCGACCGGCAGCCGGACCCCGTCCTTGATCGACATCGTGACCCGCGCGCGGTAGCCCGAGACGAGCCGGACGCCCGTGACGCTGCCGACCGTCACGTCCGACAGCTTGACGCTGTGCCCGGCGACGAGCCCCTGCGCGTCGGTGAACGTCGCGGTCAGCGAGACCCGGCCGTGCGGGGCGCCGGCCGTCCGCAGCGAGCAGCCCGACAGCGCGGCGAGGACGAGCACGAGCGCGAGGACGCGTCTCACCGGCCACCTCCGTTCATCGAGAACGGGCAGTTGGAGTTGGGTTTGGGCAGCGGGCATCCGACCTCGTCGGTGTCCAGCAGCCCCTTCAGCCAGGTGCGCAGGAACGCGTCGGCGGCGAACCGGAGCTGGAGCGACTTGGTCTTCGGGTTGTAGCCGCCGATGAACGCCGAGCTGATGCCCGGCAGCACGTCGATGAGCTGCGCGAGCTGCTTGGCGTTCCCCTTGAGGACGAGCGCGACCTTCGTGAGCACCATGAGGTCGTAGGGCAGTTGCCCCTTGTACTTGTCGACGAGCTTGCCGCCGCTCTCGGCGAGGTCCAGCACGCCGGAGATGAGCTGCTGGAGTTCGCCGCGCTCGGCGCTGAGCACCTGGCTGGCCTGCCCGAAGTCGCGGATGACGGTGCCGAGGACCTGCTCGCGGCCCCGCACGACCCCGGCCATCCGGTCGAGGTTGCGCGCGACCGCGACGAGCTGCTGATCCTGCCCCGCCACGTTCTCCACGAGCCGCGCGCTCTGCTCCAGCGTCGCGTTGAAGTCGCCGCCGTTGCCGTTGACGGACGTCGCCGCGCCGTGCAGGGCCGTGTTGACCTTCGTCGGGTCCAGCGCCTTGGCGAGGTCGGTGAACGAGCTGAGCGCGTCGTCCACCTCGACGGGGACGTGGGTGCGCTCGATCGGGATCCGGTCCCCGGTCTCCTTCGGCTCGCCGGGCCTCCACGCCGGGTGCAGGACGAGGTTGCGCTCCCCCACCAGGTTCAGCGGGACGATCGACGCCTGCACCCCGCGCGGCAGCGGCACGTCCTTGTCGATGTGGAACACGACCTCGATGTGGTCGCCCCGGTTCCGGACCTTGTCGACCAGCCCGACGTCCGCGCCCATCACCTTGACCTTGGACTGCGGGTAGAAGGAGCGGGCCTTCGACAGCTCGACGGTCATCGTCCGCGTGTCCCCGGACGGCCCGATCGCGCAGCCGCCCGCCGAGGCGGCGAGCACGAGCGCGGCCAGCGCGCCGAGGAACCGTCCGCGTCGCATCACTTGCCTCCCCGCCGAGTGGACACCGGGCCCTGCGGTTGCAGCGGGCCGAGGCCGGTGAGCAGGCCCTCGATCCACGCGCCGTTGCCCTTGAGGTTGGCGATCTGCTGGAACGTCGGGCCGAGCAGCGAGAAGTCGGTGTTCAGCGCGTCCATGTTGGGCGCGAGCCGGGTCGTCAGCAGGTGCAGGTTGTCGAGGAGCTGGTCGATCTGCCGGCGGTTGCGGTCGATGACGTTCGACAGCGTCCGGACGGTCCGGCTGCCGGACCCGATGGCGGCGGCCAGCTCGTCCCGGCGCTGGACGAGCGTGGCCAGCAGCGTCCGGCTCGCGTCGAGGATCTGCCGGAGTTCGGCGTCCTTGGCGGCGAGCGTGCCGGTGATCTGCCTGCTGTTCTCGATGAGCCTCTGCACCTGCGGCGTCGCGTCGTTGAGCGTCCGCGACACGTCCTGGACGTTCACGAGCACGCGCCGCAGTTGCTCGGCGCTCGGCGTCCGGATCTTGCCGACGGACGTGAGGAGCCGGTCGATGCTGCGCTCGTCCAGCTTCCCGACGATGTTCTGGGCGCTCTCCAGCGCGTCCGGGACGGTGAACGGCACCGACGTCCGCTCCAGCGGGATCCGCCGCCGCGCCTCGGGCAGGTCCGCGAGATACGGCGCGCTGACCGGCCCGGACAGGCGAAGGTAGCGTCCGCCGAGCAGCGTGGTCGTCTCGATCGCGGCGCGGGTGCCGGGGCCGAGGTCGATGCCGCGGTCGACGTGCCAGGTGATGAGGACGCGGCCGTGCTCGAAGTCGGGCCGGACGGAGGTGACCCGTCCCGCCTTCACCCCCGCGACCCGGACGTCCTGGCCCTTCTTCATCCCGGCCGTGTCGGCGAACTCGCCGCTCATCGTGTAGCCCCGGTCGAGCAGGTGGAGCTGCCCGAGCGCGAAGGCGAACACGCACACCGCGCCGAGGGCGCCGAGCGTGAGGACGGCGATGACCTTCTGGTTCACGTCCCGCAGGGACTTCAGCGGGCTCATTTCGCGGCGCCTCCCGTCAGCATCGCCTTGAGCTTGGCGAGGTCGGCCGGCTCGGGCGGACTGCCCGCCTTCTGCCCGGGACCGGGCGGCAGGCTCATCGGGAACGGGCACGGCCCGGGGACGATGTTCAGGCAGAGCGCGTCCGTGCGCAGGTAGTGGCCGCCGTTCGCGGCGGAGAAGAGCTGCCGGAGCGTCAGCGGCAGGCCCTGGACCATGCGTTCGAGCTGGTCCACGTTGATGCGGAAGGTGCCGCTGAACTTGGCGAGGTTGTCCACGATGCGGGCCAGCTCGGCATCGTTGCCGCCGAGGACGCGGTCCAGGTTCGTCGTGACGCCGCCGACCTGGACGATCGCGCTCTCCAGCAGCTTCCTGTTGTCGGCGAAGACCTTCGCCAGCTCGGCGAGGTTGTCGACGCTCGCGGCGATCTGCCGGTCGCGGGCGGCGACGGCGGCGCTGACGGTCTCGTAGTCGTCGATCATCCCGCTGATCGTGGAGCGGCGGGCGGCGAACGTCTGGAGCAGGCCGTCCAGGCTGTCGGTGAGCAGCGACAGGTTCTGCTCGTTGCCGTCCAGCGCCTGCGCGAACGCGAAGAGGATCTTGTTGAGCTGGTTCGGGTCGAGGTTGCGGGTCAGCGGGCCGAGGCTGTTGACGACGTCGCCGAGGTCCACGACCGACCGCGTGTGCGGGACGCGGGAACCGTCGTGGAGCATCGACGTGCTGCGTCCCGGTTCGAGGTAGACGACGCGCTGGCCCATCACGTTGCGCCAGCGGATCGCGGCGGTGGAGTCGTCCGGCAGCCGGACCTCCTTGTCCACGGCCAGCGCCACGACCGCCTTGCCGCGCACTACCTTGATCGACTTCACCTGGCCCGCCGGGGTACCCGCGACCTTGACCGCGTCGCCGGTCATCAGGCCGGTGACGTCGTCGAACACGGCGGTGACGCGGTACCGGTCGCGGAAGCTCGTGCCGAGGATCTGCTGGCCGATGAAGAAGGTCAGCAGGCCGGTGACCACGACGAAGACGGCGAACTTCGCGACGACGGAGTACGCGGGGCCGCGCCTCATCGGCTCGCCTCCTTCGGGCAGACGTCCACGAGCACCTGGCAGAGGTCGAGCGGGAGCGTGTTGCTGACCTGGCCGACCATCGTCCCGTTCGGGCCCGGCAGCCGGATGATCTTGCCGAGCAGGTCGAAGAAGCCGTTCAGGCCCGAGATCAGGGTCGGGATGTTGTTCCGGCGGGCGTTGAGCGTCCCGGCGACCCCGGCGGTCGCGTCCAGGACGCGGGCGAGGTTGCGGCCGTGGCCGTCGAGCGTGGTGCCGACCGTCCCGGCGACGCGTCCGGCCTGGTCCAGCAGCCGCGCGACGTTGTCCGGACGGTCGTAGACCACGGGCGCGAGCCCGTTCGCGCTGTTCACCGCGCTGACGAGCGACGGCCCGTGGTCGGCGAGGGTGCCCGACAGGCCGGTGAGGTCGCCGATCAGGGAGCGCAGGACGTCCTTGTCGGCGTAGGTGCCGTCGACGACCGTCGACAGGTTCCCGAGCGTGCGGTTCAGCGTCGGGCCGCGTCCGTCCAGGCCCGCCCCGAACGTGTGCAGCAGCGTGGCGACCTCGTCCGGGTCGATCGCGCGGGTGAGCCGGTAGGCGGGCCAGGCGGTGTCGGAGATCTCCCGCGGGTCGCGCGTCCGGGCGATCCGGCCGCCGTCGGCGAGGTACGGGCCGGTCAGCTCGCCCGCGCCGAGGTCCAGCTCGATGTCCTTCGGCCCGAACACCGACACCGGCTCGATCGCGGCGGTCGCGGTGCGGGCGACGCGGACGCCCTTGTCGATCCGCATCCGCACGGCGACGCGCCCGTCGTGCTGGAGCCGGACGGACGCGACCGTCCCGACCGTGATGCCGCGCACCTTCACGTCCGACTTGCCGGGATCGAGGCCCTGCCCGGCGCGGGTGAACGACGCGGTCACCGTCGTGGACCCGGCGTGCGACGGCGTGGCCTCGACGACGACCCCGGCCGCCGCGGCGGCGATCGTCCCGGCCCCGAGGAGCGCGAACAGCGTCCGGGAGCGCGCGGAGAGGTTGGCGTCGCTCATCCGGTCAGCCTCACCGTTCCGCCGTGGCCCCAGAAGATGTACGACAGGACGAGGTTGACGAGGATCATCAGGATCGTGGACTCGCGGATGGCCCGTCCCGCCGCGACGCCCACGCCCACCGGCCCGCCCGCCGCGTGGTAGCCGCGGTAGCAGTGGATGAACATGATGATGAACGCGAACACCGCGACCTTCACCGCGCTGTAGAACACGTCGATCGGCGGCAGGTAGAGGTGGAAGTAGTAGTCGTAGATCCCGGGCGACAGGCCGTAGTACTGGATCGAGATGAACCGCGTCGCGAAGAACGCCATGAACAGCGACACCAGGTACAGCGGGACGAGCGCGATGACCCCGGCCGCGACGCGCGTCGCGACGAGGTAGGCGAGCGAGTTGACGCCCATGACCTCCAGCGCGTCGATCTCCTCGGAGATCCGCATCGCGCCGATCTCGGCGGTGAAACCCGTCCCGACCTGCGCGACGAGCGCGACCCCGGCGATGATCGGGGTGACCTCGCGGACGTTGGAGTAGCTCGCGACGAGCCCGGTGAACGCCTCGGCGCCGATCCGCTCCAGCCCGGGGAACGCCTGGAGCCCGACCATCGCGCCGGTCGCGAGCGCCATCGTGGCGATCACGAAGATCATGCCGCCGCCGATGACGAGCGCGCCGACGCCGATCGTGATGTCGCTGACCTGCTTGGCGAGCGTCCTGCCGTACTTGCGGCGGACGATGATGTCGACGACCAGGTGGTACAGCACCCGGCCGAGGAAGATCGGCAGGCTGGCCGAGTCGGCCAGGCCCGCGGACCGGCCGCGGACGGCCCGGCCCAGCCTGCGCGCGGAGGGGGTGGCGGCCATTCAGAACCTCGGGGGGAAGAGGACCTGGTAGATCATGGTGAGCACGTAGTTGAACGCGAACACCACGATCGACGTCACCACCACCGCCCGGTTCACCGCGCGTCCGACGCCGACCGGCCCGTAGTCGCAGTTCATGCCCATGTGGCAGGCGACCGCGGCGGCGACGAACCCGAAGATCCACGCTTTGAACAGGGTGATGAGGAGGTCCGGGAACTGGAGCAGGGTCGTCGCGCCGTCGAAGAACGCGCCCGGGCTGACGCCCTGCTCGATGACGTTGAAGTAGTAGCCGCCGAGCACGCCCGCGAGGATCACCACCGAACACAGCAGCGCCGAGACGGTGCTCGCCGCCCACAGCCGCGGCGTGACGAGCCGGTGGACGGGGTTGATGCCCATGACCTCCATCGCGGCCAGCTCGTCGCGGATGTTGCGCGCGCCCATGTC from Actinomadura rubteroloni includes these protein-coding regions:
- a CDS encoding MlaE family ABC transporter permease gives rise to the protein MAVGLGRAPDLALRRVERVLDDTGSLCVTLLEGLRRTWDVRQWWGEFIEQCWFLARVTSVPVMLIAVPLGATISLQVGDIARQLGAQSQTGALLVAAMIQQVAPLAAALLVSGVGGSAITSDMGARNIRDELAAMEVMGINPVHRLVTPRLWAASTVSALLCSVVILAGVLGGYYFNVIEQGVSPGAFFDGATTLLQFPDLLITLFKAWIFGFVAAAVACHMGMNCDYGPVGVGRAVNRAVVVTSIVVFAFNYVLTMIYQVLFPPRF
- a CDS encoding MCE family protein yields the protein MRRGPAYSVVAKFAVFVVVTGLLTFFIGQQILGTSFRDRYRVTAVFDDVTGLMTGDAVKVAGTPAGQVKSIKVVRGKAVVALAVDKEVRLPDDSTAAIRWRNVMGQRVVYLEPGRSTSMLHDGSRVPHTRSVVDLGDVVNSLGPLTRNLDPNQLNKILFAFAQALDGNEQNLSLLTDSLDGLLQTFAARRSTISGMIDDYETVSAAVAARDRQIAASVDNLAELAKVFADNRKLLESAIVQVGGVTTNLDRVLGGNDAELARIVDNLAKFSGTFRINVDQLERMVQGLPLTLRQLFSAANGGHYLRTDALCLNIVPGPCPFPMSLPPGPGQKAGSPPEPADLAKLKAMLTGGAAK
- a CDS encoding MlaE family ABC transporter permease produces the protein MAATPSARRLGRAVRGRSAGLADSASLPIFLGRVLYHLVVDIIVRRKYGRTLAKQVSDITIGVGALVIGGGMIFVIATMALATGAMVGLQAFPGLERIGAEAFTGLVASYSNVREVTPIIAGVALVAQVGTGFTAEIGAMRISEEIDALEVMGVNSLAYLVATRVAAGVIALVPLYLVSLFMAFFATRFISIQYYGLSPGIYDYYFHLYLPPIDVFYSAVKVAVFAFIIMFIHCYRGYHAAGGPVGVGVAAGRAIRESTILMILVNLVLSYIFWGHGGTVRLTG
- a CDS encoding MCE family protein: MRRGRFLGALAALVLAASAGGCAIGPSGDTRTMTVELSKARSFYPQSKVKVMGADVGLVDKVRNRGDHIEVVFHIDKDVPLPRGVQASIVPLNLVGERNLVLHPAWRPGEPKETGDRIPIERTHVPVEVDDALSSFTDLAKALDPTKVNTALHGAATSVNGNGGDFNATLEQSARLVENVAGQDQQLVAVARNLDRMAGVVRGREQVLGTVIRDFGQASQVLSAERGELQQLISGVLDLAESGGKLVDKYKGQLPYDLMVLTKVALVLKGNAKQLAQLIDVLPGISSAFIGGYNPKTKSLQLRFAADAFLRTWLKGLLDTDEVGCPLPKPNSNCPFSMNGGGR
- a CDS encoding MCE family protein; the protein is MSPLKSLRDVNQKVIAVLTLGALGAVCVFAFALGQLHLLDRGYTMSGEFADTAGMKKGQDVRVAGVKAGRVTSVRPDFEHGRVLITWHVDRGIDLGPGTRAAIETTTLLGGRYLRLSGPVSAPYLADLPEARRRIPLERTSVPFTVPDALESAQNIVGKLDERSIDRLLTSVGKIRTPSAEQLRRVLVNVQDVSRTLNDATPQVQRLIENSRQITGTLAAKDAELRQILDASRTLLATLVQRRDELAAAIGSGSRTVRTLSNVIDRNRRQIDQLLDNLHLLTTRLAPNMDALNTDFSLLGPTFQQIANLKGNGAWIEGLLTGLGPLQPQGPVSTRRGGK
- a CDS encoding MCE family protein, translating into MSDANLSARSRTLFALLGAGTIAAAAAGVVVEATPSHAGSTTVTASFTRAGQGLDPGKSDVKVRGITVGTVASVRLQHDGRVAVRMRIDKGVRVARTATAAIEPVSVFGPKDIELDLGAGELTGPYLADGGRIARTRDPREISDTAWPAYRLTRAIDPDEVATLLHTFGAGLDGRGPTLNRTLGNLSTVVDGTYADKDVLRSLIGDLTGLSGTLADHGPSLVSAVNSANGLAPVVYDRPDNVARLLDQAGRVAGTVGTTLDGHGRNLARVLDATAGVAGTLNARRNNIPTLISGLNGFFDLLGKIIRLPGPNGTMVGQVSNTLPLDLCQVLVDVCPKEASR